TGGGATCGGTCAAGACCAACATCGGCCACCTGGAATCCGCCGCGGGGATCGCCGGGCTGATCAAGGTCGTGCTGTCGTTGCAGCACGAAATGCTGCCGCAGATACTGCATTTCGAGAAGCCGTCGCCGCACATTCCGTGGAACTCGTTGCCGGTGCGGGTGGTGGACACGCCCACCCCGTGGCACACCAACGGCAGGCCGCGCCGCGCCGGAGTGAGTTCCTTCGGGTTCACCGGGACGAATGCGCACGTGCTGATCGAGGAGGCGCCGGCGCCGGTCACCGAGGAGGTCGAGTCGGACATCTCGGCCGGCGAGTCAGCCGATCTCGCAGCGCCCCAGGACGTCGTCGAGACGGTCAACATTCTGCCGCTGTCGGCGCGTTCGCCGCAGGCGCTCACAGCGCTGGCGCACCGGTACCTGGAATGGCTGGACGCCCACCCCGACGTCGACGTCGCCGACGTCTGCTTCACCGCCGGGGTCGGCCGCTCGCAGTTCGAGCACCGGGCCGCCCTGGTCTTCGAACCGGGTGCCGCAACGGTGCAGAACGCCCGCGACCTGCTGGTCGAGCTGACCGAGAACCGGCTGCGGCCGGGCGTGCTGCGCGGTGAGTGCGGCGATCCGCCGACCACGGCATGGTTGTTCACCGGCCAGGGCAGCCAGTACCCGGGGATGGCGCGCGAATTGTTCGACGCCGAACCGGTCTTCGCCGACGTGCTGCGGCGCTGCGCGGCGGCGGTCGACGGGCTGCTGCCGCGTCCGTTGCTGGAGACCGTGTTCGCCACCGATCGGGACAGCGCAGAAACCTTGCGGCACACCTCTTTTGCGCAGCCGGCGCTGTTCGCCGTGGAGATGGGCCTGGCGCGGTTGTGGCAGTCCTGGGGGATCGAGCCCGACGTGGTGCTCGGGCACAGCGTGGGCCAGTACGCGGCCGCGTGCGTGGCCGAGGTGTTCAGCCTCGAGGACGGTGCCCGGCTGATCGCCGAACGCGGCCGGCTGTTCGGCGAGCTGCCCGCGGGCGGCCGGATGGTCGCCGTCTTCGCCGACCCCGGGCACGTGGAGTCCGTCGCCGACAAGTACCCGCGGGTCTCGGTCGCCGCCTACAACGGGCCCAACACGGTGCTCTCGGGTCCGGGCGAGGATCTCGAGCAGGTCGTCGCCGCCTTCAGCGACGAAGGGATCCGCTGCAACTGGCTGGAAACCAGTCACGCTTTCCACTCCGAGCTGCTGGAACCGGCGCTGGACGAATTCGAGTCGTACGCCGCAGGGTTCCAGTTCGGGATCCCCACCCGGCCGCTGGTCTGCAACCGCACCGGCGCGGTGCTCACCGCGGAGACGCCGCTCAACGCCCAATACTGGCGGCGCCATTCCCGGCAGCCGGTGCAGTTCGCCGAAAGTGTGCGCACCGTCGCGCAGCTGGGCTGCACGGTGCTGATGGAACTCGGTCCGCAACCCATCCTGACCGCGGCTGCGGTGCAGGTCTGGCCCGAGCACTCGCCGGCTCCGCGTGCGATCGTCTCCCTGCGCAAAGGCGCCGACGCGCGCCGCCAGATCGCCGAAGCAGTTGCCGCCGCATATGTTTCGGGGCATCGTCCCGATTTCGGCAAGCTGCATCACGGTGCCCGCAACCGGCTCGAACTGCCGACCTATCCGTTCCAGCGCCGTCACTTCTGGCCCAAGGCATCGGGCATCATCGGCGGCGGCGACGGTGGGGCGGTTTCCGGAATCCTCGGTAGCGCAAAGGATCTCGCTTCCGGAGATGCCGTCTACACCAGCAAGCTGTCGGTCAAGTCCCAGCCCTGGCTGTCCGATCACGTCATCTACGGCACCGTGGTCGTGCCGGGCGCGACGTACGCGGCCATGGCGCTTGCCGCCGTCGGACCGCCGGCTCGGGTGCAAGACGTTTTCTTCTATGAACCGATCATCCTGCCGGAGAAGAGTTCTCGAGAGGTACAGCTGACGCTGAGTCCGACCGAGGATGGCAGCGGGTTCACCTTCCGGGTGCACAGTCGCCCCTACGGGGTGCGCGATGCCGACTGGTCGCTCAACGCCGACGGCACCGTGGTCACCGGCCTGGACGACGAGACGGCGCTGGATCCCGAGGATTCCGTCGACGCGGCAACCGAGCGGTTGAACCGCACTCGACCGCAACAGCTGTTCGAGACCTTCGCCGACATGGAACTGGCCTGGGGGGCCCACCTGGTCGACGTCGTTGAAATCACTGTGGGTCGGTGAGGGCGAAGCGATCGGCGACGTCGTGGTGGGCGACGAGCTCTCCGAGCAACTCGGCATCGAGCCGATCCACCCGGTGTTGCTGGACCTGTGCACCGGGGTCGCCTTCCCTGCGTTCCCGGCGCTGCTGGCCGCCGAACACGGAGTGGCCGACCTGTTCCTGCCGTTGCGGTACGGCCGGGTGATGCTGCGCGAGCGGATGCCACGGCGGTTCTTCTGCCGCGCGAAGTGGCACGGCGACGCTCAGGCCCCGGGCGCACTCGACAGCGAAACGCAGGTGTTCGACCTCGATTTCGTCGACCGGGACGGTCGACTGTTGGGCGGCATCCGCGACTTCACGGTCAAGCGCGCGCCGCGCGAGGCGCTGTTGCGCGGGCTGGGTGGCGACGCGACCCGGCTGCTCTACACCCTCGGCTGGCACGAGATCCCCCCGCCGGCCGCCGACGGTGCCCAGAGCACAAGCGGCACTTGGGTTGTCGCCGGGTTCGACGAGCTGGCGGCCGAGCTGCCGGGCTGTCTGCGCGTCGACCGGGATGCCGACGCCCAGCAGTGGAGTGAGCTGATCGCCCAGGCGCAGGAGCGTGGCATGCCGATCACCGGTATCGTGCTGCGCGCCAGCGGAAGTCCGGCCACCGAGGAGTCCAGCGCCGAGTTCGCCGCCCGGCTGCAGACCCAGATCGGCAACGTGCTCGACGTCGTGCAACCCTTACTCGCCGACGACACGGTCAAGCTGGTCAACGGACTGTGGATCGTCACCGAACGGGCCGTGGCCGCCGAACCCGGCGAACCCGTCGATCCGGTGCAGTCGGCGCTGTGGGGGCTGGGCCGCACCATCATCGCCGAACAACCGATCCTGCGCTGCCGGCTCGTCGACCACGACGGATCCGACGAGGCCGTGCGCGCGCTGGCGGGGCTGCTCGGCGCACCGGTCGAGGAGCCCGAACTTGCGCTGCGGCAGGGCAAATACCTGGTGTCGCGACTGATGCCGTGGGCCCGCAGCGGCCAACTCGCGGTGCCGCGCGCGACCGACTACGTGCTGGCGCCGACCGAACGCGGCGCGATCGACAACTTGCGCCTGGTCGAGTCTGAGGTCTCGCCGCCCAGCGGGGGTCAGGTGCAGATCCGGGTGGAGGCCGCCGGCCTGAACTTCCGCGATGTGCTCAACGTGCTCGGCCTCTATCCAGGCGACCCGGGGCTGATCGGCGGCGACTTCTCCGGCATCGTCACCGAGTTGGGCAGCGGGGTAACAGGATTCGAGGTCGGGCAGCGCGTCATGGGCTTCATGCAGGGCGCGTTCGCCAGCCGGGTGAACGTGCCGGCGCAGTTGCTGGCGCCGGTGCCCGACGGGCTGAGCGCGGTCGACGCGGCCAGTATCCCGGCCGCCGCCCTGACCGCGCGGCTGGCGTTCGACTGGGCCCAGCTGCGTCCCGGTGACCGGGTGCTGGTGCACGCGGCCAGCGGTGGCGTGGGACTGGCCGCGGTCCAGTTGGCACAGCAGCACGGCGCCACGGTCTTCGCCACCGCCAGCACCTACAAGCGCGCGATGCTGCGCAAGTTGGGTGTGAAGTACGTCTACGATTCGCGCAGTACGGATTTCGCCGATCAGATCCTGGCCGATACCGACGGCGCCGGTGTCGACGTGGTGCTCAACAGCTTGACGAATGAGGGCTTCGTCGCGGCGACCGTGCGGGCCACCGCCCGCAACGGCCGGTTCGCCGAGATCGCCAAGCGCGACATCTGGTCGCCGGAGCAGATGGCGGCCGAACGTCCCGACATCGGCTACGAGATCGTCGCGCTGGACGGCACCATCATGTCCGACCCCGCGCACATCCAGCGGCTGCTGGTCGAGGTGTCCGACGGGCTGGCCCGCGGCGAGTGGTCACCGCTGCCGGTGGAGATCTACCCGCTGACCGAGGCCAAGACCGCGTTCCGCCGCATGCAGCAGGCACGGCACATCGGCAAGATCGTGTTGCAGATGCCCAAACCGCTGCAGCTGCACGGTGATCGGACCTACCTGATCACCGGTGGTCTGGGTGCCCTCGGTCTGCACACGGCCGCCCACTTCGCCCAACTCGGGGCCGGTGACATCGTGCTGACCAGTCGGCGCGCACCCGATGCCGACGCGCAGCGGGCCATCGCCGACATCAGTGAGCGCTACCGGTGCCGGGTCCACATCTTCGCCGCCGATGTCGGCGAGGAGTCGGCGGCCGCGGAACTGCTGGAGCGGATCCGGGCGGAATTGCCTCCGCTGGCGGGGGTGGCGCATTTGGCGGGCGTGCTCGACGACGCGCTGCTGACTACGCAGGACTGGGCACACTTCCAGACGACGTTGCAGCCGAAAGCTTTGGCGGCGTGGCATTTACACCGGTTGACCGCGGCCGACGAGCTGGACTTCTTCCTGCTGTATTCCTCGGCGTCCAGCGTGCTGGGTTCACCTGGCCAGGCCAACTACGCGGCCGCCAACGCCGTGCTCGACGGGCTCGCCGCCTACCGCAAGGCGCGCGGGCTGCCGGTGGCCGCGGTCAACTGGGGTCCCTGGGGCAAGGGCGGGATGGCGGCCTCGCAGGCCGCGCGCGCCAATCTCGGTGCGCAGGGCCTGCTTCCGCTGGAACCCTCGGCAGCGCTCAGCGCGCTCGGCGAAATCGTCGCGCACGGGACCGGGCAGGTCACCGTCATCAAGGCCAACTGGCAGCGGGCGGCGAAGATGCTCGGGGGTTCACGCCCACCGATTCTGGACCACCTGCTGCCCAGCGACGCCACCGTGACGACGGGCGACAGCGAGCTGCTGCGGCAGCTCTACGAGGTGCCCGAGGCCCAGCGCGCCGACTTCATCACCGAGTATCTGCAGCAGGAGGTGCAACAGTTCCTGCGACTGGCTCAGCCGCCCGCAGCCACCAGCCGGTTCCTGGACCTGGGCACCGACTCGCTGATGGCGGTGGAGCTGCGCAACCGGCTGCACGCCCAGTTCGGTGGCGCGTTCACGATCAGCGCCACCGCGGTCTTCGACTACCCGACGATCAGGTCGCTGGCGGAGTATCTGGCCGAGCAGTTGCCGGAGGCCGACGGCGAGGCCGTTCCTGTTCAGCAGGACGGGGCACCGGAAGCCGCCGGCCAGGCCGAACCCGTCGGTGCGGCCGAACCGGAGCCCGAACCGGCGCCGGTTGACTGAGGCGGGCGCGCGTCAGTCGCTGATGTCGAAACCGGCGATCACCTTGGTGGGCCGCAGCCGCACCACCAGCTCGCCGGGCACGGCATTGCGGCGGCCGAACTCCTCGGCCCGGTCGGCGCCCATGTACCGGGCGCCGGTCCGGGTCGCGATGTCCAACAGCTGCCCGGGGTCCTCGCTCAGCGAGGCCAGGCCCTGCACCTGCACGAACGAGTAGGGCGGGTGCGGGTCGTCGACGCAGATCGTGGTCCGCGGATCACGTTGCAGTGCACGGCCTTTCGCGGTCCGGCTGTCGGTGGTGAACACCAGGGCCCCGTCGTCGACGACGAACCACACCGGCGCCACCAGCGGGCGTCCGTCCGAGGCTGCGAAGCCCAGCATCCCGGTGCGGGTGCCCTCCGACAGGAAGGCGACCACTCGGTCGGACAGCTCGGCCACGGCCGCCTACAGCTTGGCCAGGTCGTAATCGCCGACGTGGTCGATGAGCACCCGCAGCTGATCT
The nucleotide sequence above comes from Mycobacterium kiyosense. Encoded proteins:
- a CDS encoding PPOX class F420-dependent enzyme, producing the protein MAELSDRVVAFLSEGTRTGMLGFAASDGRPLVAPVWFVVDDGALVFTTDSRTAKGRALQRDPRTTICVDDPHPPYSFVQVQGLASLSEDPGQLLDIATRTGARYMGADRAEEFGRRNAVPGELVVRLRPTKVIAGFDISD
- a CDS encoding hypothetical protein (frameshifted, insertion at around 2094961,2097467) — translated: MRSEGCGILVLKRLSDAQRDGDRVCAVIRGSAVNQDGASSGLTVPNGGAQQRLIAAALARAGFVGGDVDYLEAHGTGTALGDPIEVQAAAAVYGDGRDPDRPLLLGSVKTNIGHLESAAGIAGLIKVVLSLQHEMLPQILHFEKPSPHIPWNSLPVRVVDTPTPWHTNGRPRRAGVSSFGFTGTNAHVLIEEAPAPVTEEVESDISAGESADLAAPQDVVETVNILPLSARSPQALTALAHRYLEWLDAHPDVDVADVCFTAGVGRSQFEHRAALVFEPGAATVQNARDLLVELTENRLRPGVLRGECGDPPTTAWLFTGQGSQYPGMARELFDAEPVFADVLRRCAAAVDGLLPRPLLETVFATDRDSAETLRHTSFAQPALFAVEMGLARLWQSWGIEPDVVLGHSVGQYAAACVAEVFSLEDGARLIAERGRLFGELPAGGRMVAVFADPGHVESVADKYPRVSVAAYNGPNTVLSGPGEDLEQVVAAFSDEGIRCNWLETSHAFHSELLEPALDEFESYAAGFQFGIPTRPLVCNRTGAVLTAETPLNAQYWRRHSRQPVQFAESVRTVAQLGCTVLMELGPQPILTAAAVQVWPEHSPAPRAIVSLRKGADARRQIAEAVAAAYVSGHRPDFGKLHHGARNRLELPTYPFQRRHFWPKASGIIGGGDGGAVSGILGSAKDLASGDAVYTSKLSVKSQPWLSDHVIYGTVVVPGATYAAMALAAVGPPARVQDVFFYEPIILPEKSSREVQLTLSPTEDGSGFTFRVHSRPYGVRDADWSLNADGTVVTGLDDETALDPEDSVDAATERLNRTRPQQLFETFADMELAWGAHLVDVVEITVGR
- a CDS encoding hypothetical protein (frameshifted, insertion at around 2097470); its protein translation is MKSLWVGEGEAIGDVVVGDELSEQLGIEPIHPVLLDLCTGVAFPAFPALLAAEHGVADLFLPLRYGRVMLRERMPRRFFCRAKWHGDAQAPGALDSETQVFDLDFVDRDGRLLGGIRDFTVKRAPREALLRGLGGDATRLLYTLGWHEIPPPAADGAQSTSGTWVVAGFDELAAELPGCLRVDRDADAQQWSELIAQAQERGMPITGIVLRASGSPATEESSAEFAARLQTQIGNVLDVVQPLLADDTVKLVNGLWIVTERAVAAEPGEPVDPVQSALWGLGRTIIAEQPILRCRLVDHDGSDEAVRALAGLLGAPVEEPELALRQGKYLVSRLMPWARSGQLAVPRATDYVLAPTERGAIDNLRLVESEVSPPSGGQVQIRVEAAGLNFRDVLNVLGLYPGDPGLIGGDFSGIVTELGSGVTGFEVGQRVMGFMQGAFASRVNVPAQLLAPVPDGLSAVDAASIPAAALTARLAFDWAQLRPGDRVLVHAASGGVGLAAVQLAQQHGATVFATASTYKRAMLRKLGVKYVYDSRSTDFADQILADTDGAGVDVVLNSLTNEGFVAATVRATARNGRFAEIAKRDIWSPEQMAAERPDIGYEIVALDGTIMSDPAHIQRLLVEVSDGLARGEWSPLPVEIYPLTEAKTAFRRMQQARHIGKIVLQMPKPLQLHGDRTYLITGGLGALGLHTAAHFAQLGAGDIVLTSRRAPDADAQRAIADISERYRCRVHIFAADVGEESAAAELLERIRAELPPLAGVAHLAGVLDDALLTTQDWAHFQTTLQPKALAAWHLHRLTAADELDFFLLYSSASSVLGSPGQANYAAANAVLDGLAAYRKARGLPVAAVNWGPWGKGGMAASQAARANLGAQGLLPLEPSAALSALGEIVAHGTGQVTVIKANWQRAAKMLGGSRPPILDHLLPSDATVTTGDSELLRQLYEVPEAQRADFITEYLQQEVQQFLRLAQPPAATSRFLDLGTDSLMAVELRNRLHAQFGGAFTISATAVFDYPTIRSLAEYLAEQLPEADGEAVPVQQDGAPEAAGQAEPVGAAEPEPEPAPVD